GCCCAAAAACAAACTATGTAGCGGTTTAGAGAAGCCCGGTCTATCCAATTTTGAACGGCCAACGCTTGGTCCTTTTTCCCTCTCGAAGTCGAACGTCACTCACGAAATGCCCGACAAAATGCCAAAGAGAAATCCGAGACTCGCTAAGGCCACCAATACCCACCCACCCACCACCCCTCTCCGTCGATCCCCAAGACTCAATCCTCCACAGTGCCAAGGTTGTACCACAGACAAGCCCAGACCCAGAAACAAAACAGTTAGGTCCCCGGATTCTCGTACCAGCTTCACGAGAGACTCTTCTGTGAGGAAAACCCACGGAGATTGCCAGCAAAGGAGGCAGAGTGATTCAAGCAAATCAAAAGATGGGTCGGGAGATCGCCTGATTTTGACTACTGGGTTGAGAAGGTCCCCAAGATTGAGCCTTGGGGCAGGTGGTTTCTCGAGTCTTAGGCGATCTCCAAGGTTTTCCAATCAGCCAAAAAGTTGTGAATTTGTTGATACGAACAGAAATTTTACGTCTAAGCAGGTCAGTGATAgcaagaaatcaaagaaaattttcaaatgtgtTTTAGATAAATCTATGGATAGTGGAGTTGCGGCAGATGGAGTGACAGGGAGAGTGGATGGGGATGTCTTGGGAAAAAATGGAAGGGTCTGTGTTGTTGGTCTCATGGCCAATAGATCTGAAAAGGGGACTGACATTTGTGAAAGAAATGGAGATGTTGGGTTAAGTATGAAGAGAAAGCGAGGAGAGGAAGGCAATGGTACTTCCCAAGGGTGGACAAAGGAGCAAGAATCGGCATTGCAGACAGCTTATTTTTTGGCAAAGCCTACACCGCATTTTTGGAAGAAGGTTTCTAGATTGGTATCTTCCTGTCACTTGTCCCCTTCTTATTTAGATAGCAAACTTATCCTTTTTCATTGAAATGggatttgaatgaaaatgtGTATAATGGTATAATGAACCTGGGATTAATTTGCCTTTTAGTATATTTGCTTTTGTCTTTTGATTCCTTGTATAAATAGATCTTGTTATGTTAAACATCGTCTAATCTAGTTCTATATTTGGCTGTGTATGCATTGATTTTGTCGCAAAAGCAATCAAAGAAGTTGGTTTTGCTGATGGAATCTTAACTTCATCTTCAGTTCTTTCAGTTAATTTCTGTTGGTATTTACTGCAAGTGAAAGCAATGAAAACATGCCAAAGCTGTTGGAAGTTGGAACTAAAAATCTATGAATTTTCATATTCAAGCTCTCTTCCAAGTTCATTGAAGATGAGAGTGAAACATTGAAACAAGAGCTGCAGGAGCTGTGCTCAATATTTATTCTCAATCGGCAACATTATCTGTTTTTGTTGACAATTATAGTTTCATAAAGTATTTTACTGGTGGTCTGTTAAATGCCTTTGGTTATGGATTGCCCTTTGGTTATACAAAATCACTCCTTTTGGCACACAACATTGAAGGGAGAGTGGAAATATTAGCCTGCTTTATTATTCTCATGTATGCTATGGTGCATAACTGATACACGCTTAGACTGTTCTGTTAAACTATATCTTGTAGGTATTAGAAGTAATTTTGCATATGATTGAATTTCACTGGTATCCTTTTATAGGTAGAGACAATATGTGTAGCTTGTATTCTTATGAAATAAATTGCAGGTACCTGGAAAGTCTGCGCAGGATTGCTTTGATAAGGTCCATTCTGACCACATCACTCCTCCACAACCTTTACCTCGATCAAGGGCAAATAAGATGAACTCATCATCCATTGGAAAATTTGCTCTCTCTGCTAGCAAATTGATTAATCTCAACAGGCAGAAGATTAGAAAGCCGGGTTGCAATAAACAGAAGAATCGTCTTGTGCAGAAAACTGTCAGACAGTTGTTACAGAAGCATTCTCAAGTTAGCGAAGATAATGGAGCTGATCTATTCTCAGTCTTGGAACCAAACATGACCTCCTCTGCTCAATCTCTGCAGCTGAATGCTATCCTGTCCACTCCGAAGCGTTTTATAGGACAAGAAGAATTTCTACAGAAGTGCAATGAGGGATCCACTTCTGACCAGAAGAAGCCCCTTTCAAGATTAAGTAATGTATGCCGGGTGGATCTTGTGAGTCCGCCAGTGTTGAAGCAGGTGAAAAATAAGGCAGTTCACGAGAAATACATTGACCAATTACACAGAAGAGAAGCTAAGAGAAAGGCAGCTTCTGGATTTCCAAAATACCGCCTTTCTGCGAAAGAGAATAGGCGGGGAGTCAATGTTCAGAAAACAGATATAATCAAAGCAGCAAAAGATGCATTGGCTACTGAAGCAAGAGATGTTGTTAATCAGCTCCATCAGCAACAGGATAATGCCTTGAGTGACtgttctaattttgatgatgatggtttCGACAGCAATGGCGATGAAGATGAAACTGAGCTATAGCAATGCATAAATTTCAtcgaaatgattttttttcttctacatATTATGCTCAGAGCAGCATTATGTAATTGCTAAGCGGTTGATCTTGTCCTCGAGCATATGTTTTTCCAGGAAGACTTGTACACTAATAAATCCTTCATCTGTTAGTTGAAACTCCAAATTAATTGATCACTAAATTAATCGTCGagatttttgtgcatttggatTATGTTTTATGCATTTAGAATGACTCTGCTATTGGTATTGCTGCCTAGTTACATAAATTCTTAATAGGTCCATCTGTTATTCAGAAGAACGCTTTCATTGTATTTGTTCAATCACAATTTTCATACAAAGCTTGCCCTTTGATGAGGCAAATATTCTATTGTTTCCTGAAGTTGTGAAGAGTCAGCGAAGAAGAAACCATTCATTCACTATCTTTGCTGTTGTCTCTGTTTTAAGGTTTCTGTGGCCCTGTAGCATATCATGATATCAAGAGAGACAACGAGTGCATAACATTTTTGTGTAAGACTGAGTCGAAGCTCATGTGAGAGAAATGAGGCTCCTAATCCCTCACTTCTTAGAAGTGGACAACTCCACAGACCAGAAAAACCGAGGAAAACACTCTCAGGTCATTTGAACTCCCAACCTTTGCGTAATAAGAGCAGGAGAATTAATAAGGAGTTGGTAGGCATGACCAGGAAAGAAATGTTAATCCATGTCAAGCTGGTCACTTTCATAGATGCCTTGGCTCATATAGATATTAACCAAAAGGTTCATTCGGAGATGTAAAGATCCTCAAAAAATGGCCTTTCCCAGTTCTTAACCACTCCAGTTGTACGATGAATACATGTTTTCCAGAAAGAGCATATAACAGGTCATCCTCCACtaatctttttctctttttgtttattattggCGCATGAGGCATGACATTGGCAAAAACTCTATGCACGCGTTCACATTAAGTAGGGATCCTGATTGCCATTCAAGGCAGATGTTTAGCCATTTATGAATTGCTGAGTCAGATTGCTGAAGCAGGTAGGGTTTTTTTCAACCTCTTCGCACATCCATGTCACAATAGTAACCGAAAATCAGGAACCCATAAAAacaggaattttttttaaaagaaaaatgtaaGGAAAGGGGAAAGTGTGAAAGGGAAAAAGTCAAAAAGGAATTAAAGTAATTGCAATTAATGTAAAGCATGTAGAAGGTACTGGATAGATGTATTCCGTGTTTGAAATAAAAcctacttcttcttccttcggTATAAAATCCCCACAAGGACATTGTAGGTTTGCTGCTTGGTCTCCCATTAAGATCCCAAGTTTCACGCTCTTCCCCTTCATTGGCCTTTTTGTGTTTGCTAGAGATGAGTGATCCCAAGTACGCATATCCTTACCCTGCTCAAGGTATGCTTCCCCTCCccttttttgttgataacattCATAATGCCTGTTTACGGTTTGATTCATCTTTTATCTTTCTAGTAATTTCATGCTTTTCTTTGTGCTTATTTTACCATGTAGAAAGAtaatttctttgaatttgtaTTTTCGCTTTTGGGTATGTTTTGTTTATGGGGTTCCTTTTGTGTATGTCATTTGTgttctctttttagttttttcaaaagaaacaaCTAATTTCGGCTTTGTAGAATTTTATTACTTTCCCTTCAAGGGTTTGTCTTGCAGTGAAGAAATTAGAaatctttttgtatttttgacttgtattattatatattattcagGTTATTATCAAGGACCCCCAGTGATGGCTCCTCCACAATATGCTGCTCCGCCTCCTAGGAGAGAGGCGGGTTTTCTTGAGGGCTGGTAATTTACTAGTCTCTGCTTCTGAGTTCTGAAATAACCATTTACAAGTCTCTATTTTCTTCTCAAGATTTTAGCAGATAGCCTTTGCTCATGGTTATTATCTCCTTTGTTCTGTctgtgtcattttttttttgttgcagtCTTGCTGCTTTGTGTTGCTGCTGCCTTATTGATGAGTGTTGCTGTGATCCTTCCATCATCT
The window above is part of the Tripterygium wilfordii isolate XIE 37 chromosome 3, ASM1340144v1, whole genome shotgun sequence genome. Proteins encoded here:
- the LOC119989765 gene encoding uncharacterized protein LOC119989765, with product MPDKMPKRNPRLAKATNTHPPTTPLRRSPRLNPPQCQGCTTDKPRPRNKTVRSPDSRTSFTRDSSVRKTHGDCQQRRQSDSSKSKDGSGDRLILTTGLRRSPRLSLGAGGFSSLRRSPRFSNQPKSCEFVDTNRNFTSKQVSDSKKSKKIFKCVLDKSMDSGVAADGVTGRVDGDVLGKNGRVCVVGLMANRSEKGTDICERNGDVGLSMKRKRGEEGNGTSQGWTKEQESALQTAYFLAKPTPHFWKKVSRLVPGKSAQDCFDKVHSDHITPPQPLPRSRANKMNSSSIGKFALSASKLINLNRQKIRKPGCNKQKNRLVQKTVRQLLQKHSQVSEDNGADLFSVLEPNMTSSAQSLQLNAILSTPKRFIGQEEFLQKCNEGSTSDQKKPLSRLSNVCRVDLVSPPVLKQVKNKAVHEKYIDQLHRREAKRKAASGFPKYRLSAKENRRGVNVQKTDIIKAAKDALATEARDVVNQLHQQQDNALSDCSNFDDDGFDSNGDEDETEL